A region from the Caldisericum sp. genome encodes:
- a CDS encoding rubredoxin gives MKKYKCMVCGYIYDPEVGDDTQDIPAGTPFEDLPEDWTCPVCGATKDQFEEI, from the coding sequence ATGAAAAAGTACAAATGCATGGTTTGTGGGTACATTTATGACCCAGAAGTTGGTGATGACACGCAGGATATTCCTGCAGGAACACCTTTTGAGGATTTACCAGAAGACTGGACTTGCCCTGTTTGTGGAGCAACAAAAGATCAGTTCGAGGAGATTTAA